A single Danio rerio strain Tuebingen ecotype United States chromosome 17, GRCz12tu, whole genome shotgun sequence DNA region contains:
- the marc1 gene encoding mitochondrial amidoxime-reducing component 1 — protein sequence MDLKEAFATIFDQNRKVALYAAGTTVAVLGLGLVFKYMRREEKLTRVGVVTKLLVHPLKSGKAVSVEAAECLRMGLKYGELRDRHWLVITEDGHMVTGRQQPRLVLVSLTCEGGHVSLNGPQMEELKFPLNKASDLVVDCRVFSVDVQGRDCGDKVSEWLTRFLEADKPVRLVHYEPDLKPQRPHEKEPLFPKDDEVAYPDAAPVMLMTEASVGDLNSRLDKDLSVFQFRPSIVVSDCEAFTEDTWDHIRIGEVELKRVIGCGRCLFTTVDPETGVFSRKEPLDTLKTYRMTDPKQKTSPILGQYYTVRKTGVLHVGEPVYKITY from the exons ATGGACCTCAAAGAAGCGTTTGCGACAATCTTTGACCAAAATCGGAAAGTCGCACTATACGCCGCAGGCACAACGGTTGCTGTGCTGGGACTCGgtcttgtttttaaatacatGCGTCGGGAGGAAAAGTTAACTCGAGTGGGAGTTGTAACTAAGCTGCTGGTTCATCCGCTGAAGTCTGGGAAAGCAGTGTCAGTGGAGGCAGCAGAATGCCTGCGAATGGGGCTGAAATACGGCGAACTGCGTGATCG TCACTGGCTGGTAATCACCGAGGATGGCCACATGGTGACAGGCCGACAGCAGCCGCGTCTTGTGTTGGTGTCTTTGACCTGTGAGGGTGGACATGTGAGCCTCAATGGACCGCAGATGGAGGAGCTGAAGTTTCCTCTTAACAAGGCCAGCGATTTGGTTGTGGACTGCAG aGTCTTCAGTGTAGATGTCCAGGGCAGGGACTGTGGCGACAAGGTCTCTGAATGGCTCACTCGATTTCTGGAAGCAGACAAACCTGTTCGCCTGGTGCATTATGAACCCGATCTGAAGCCCCAGAGGCCTCATGAGAAAGAGCCCCTATTTCCTAAAGATGATGAG GTGGCCTACCCCGATGCTGCTCCGGTCATGCTCATGACTGAGGCCTCTGTTGGAGACCTGAACAGCCGACTGGACAAGGATCTTTCTGTCTTTCAGTTTCGGCCCAGTATTGTTGTCAGTGACTGTGAAGCCTTCACTGAG GACACATGGGATCATATTCGTATTGGAGAAGTGGAGTTGAAAAGAGTCATAGGCTGTGGACG atGCCTTTTTACCACTGTTGACCCTGAGACTGGAGTCTTCTCTCGGAAAGAACCGCTTGACACTCTCAAAAC CTATCGAATGACTGACCCCAAGCAGAAAACCTCACCAATACTGGGACAGTATTACACCGTCAGGAAAACGGGTGTTCTTCATGTCGGTGAACCAGTTTATAAGATCACCTATTAA